In Danaus plexippus chromosome 14, MEX_DaPlex, whole genome shotgun sequence, a single genomic region encodes these proteins:
- the LOC116769525 gene encoding BLOC-3 complex member HPS1, which translates to MKAILLFDTVNDLIFSKWDDDFLERMKSFNGQEKDVNITDNHHISQLLSPIITSQRVMAAQFSNTYTSMQCKDNTTIVFDELLDHVLMIICEDRVDDAQRELMDCKTLVQHICGQNMNLLHSQVYREWLSVLLESRGKGDSIPGASGVIGESGATAAALSALKTISKEIKWSHPHYHLLLYVGDKMLALYSSRGCEDLLPPDLILLSIQCIAAQEYWSEQQEEEKTTLCDDIHLPWLSTENSAIVHLISSAGRACIPHSMHLAPLDTRIVFVVLIDMEMRDVGVSVQMSSQILSNLRRLLLQRNLEMLPNTLDSLEQALKKTTDALRKNKSNSNLCARLTSRMLELRKSCNTTTPLTPETTATAMQTALEAVIEQLKPDIPSLKMKQPLKELRNLLTPYIDFLKVKAMRYFTLESVPDGGSLTLHKYVEEFPGLIHFIYIDRGTGRFLAPDMADCVDMLTPDTVREIVSRATSAVREGYGACVWRRGALHVCAVRWFERRGSSVRPSAPPHPAAVRALPPPGDICAAFYRQLVELSFPEESCVCVKELVCVHVGLVPPATAVQQARALAHAVIDLAGDDHHHLL; encoded by the exons atgaaggcTATATTACTTTTTGATACTGTTAACGACTTGATATTTTCTAAGTGGGATGACGATTTTTTGGAACGTATGAAATCGTTTAATGGTCAG GAAAAAGATGTAAACATCACTGATAATCACCACATATCCCAACTCCTGTCTCCAATCATCACCTCCCAGCGGGTGATGGCGGCGCAGTTCAGTAATACATACACTTCCATGCAATGTAAAGATAACACCACTATCGTTTTTGACGAG ttgctGGACCATGTGTTAATGATCATTTGTGAAGACAGAGTAGACGATGCCCAGCGAGAGCTGATGGACTGCAAAACTCTTGTGCAGCATATATGCGGACAGAATATGAATCT CCTACACTCGCAAGTGTATCGAGAATGGCTATCTGTGTTGTTGGAGTCTCGCGGCAAGGGTGATTCAATCCCGGGAGCTAGTGGTGTCATCGGTGAAAGTGGGGCCACGGCAGCGGCATTGAGTGCCTTGAAGACCATctccaaagaaataaaatggtCGCATCCACATTACCACCTGTTATTATATGTGGGCGACAAAATGTTGGCTCTTTACTCAAG TCGCGGTTGTGAAGATCTTTTGCCGCCTGATTTGATCCTGCTGAGCATTCAGTGCATTGCAGCCCAGGAGTACTGGAGTGAACAACAGGAAGAGGAAAAAACTACCCTTTGTGATGATATTCACCTgccat gGCTGTCAACTGAAAACAGTGCTATAGTACACTTGATATCTTCGGCTGGTAGGGCTTGCATCCCTCACTCGATGCATCTGGCACCCCTGGACACCAGGATTGTGTTTGTGGTCCTCATTGACATGGAGATGAG AGATGTCGGTGTGTCAGTGCAAATGTCAAGTCAAATCTTATCAAATCTACGGAGGCTGCTATTACAAAGAAATCTAGAGATGCTTCCCAACACACTGGACTCGTTGGAACAAGCTTTGAAGAAG ACAACTGATGCTCTCCGTAAGAACAAATCAAATTCCAATCTATGCGCTCGTCTCACAAGCAGGATGTTGGAACTGAGAAAGTCATGCAACACAACCACACCTCTAACCCCTGAAACGACAGCTACGGCGATGCAAACAGCTTTGGAAGCTGTCATAGAACAGCTCAAACCAGACATACCCAGCTTGAAGATGAAACAGCCTTTGAAGGAGTTGAGGAACCTCCTCACGCCATACATAGACTTCCTGAAAGTGAAGGCGATGAGATACTTCACTCTCGAATC TGTCCCGGACGGCGGGTCCCTAACTCTTCACAAGTACGTGGAGGAGTTCCCGGGGCTGATCCACTTCATTTACATCGACCGCGGCACCGGCAGGTTCCTGGCGCCGGACATGGCGGACTGTGTAGACATGCTGACACCCGACACG GTCCGGGAAATCGTGTCCCGGGCGACGAGCGCCGTCCGCGAGGGTTACGGGGCGTGCGTGTGGCGGCGCGGAGCGCTACATGTATGTGCCGTGAGATGGTTCGAGCGGCGAGGGTCGAGCGTGCGCCCCTCCGCCCCGCCGCACCCCGCCGCCGTCCGCGCGCTACCCCCACCCGGAGACATCTGCGCCGCCTTCTATAG gCAGCTGGTTGAACTGTCGTTCCCGGAGGAgtcgtgtgtgtgtgtgaaggaGCTGGTGTGTGTGCACGTGGGTCTGGTTCCTCCGGCCACGGCGGTGCAACAGGCGCGGGCGCTGGCTCACGCGGTCATTGACCTGGCCGGGGACGATCATCACCACCTCCTGTGA
- the LOC116769590 gene encoding dihydroorotate dehydrogenase (quinone), mitochondrial encodes MSRNYNNLKKIKSLCYLTLGGSLSYQFIYFKKDFNGYYDNVLKPLSQRLDPELAHKIGVSAIKYGLFPTENFEDPKILKTKLLKYELSNPIGIAAGFDKHGDAVTGLRNIGFSIIEIGSVTPEPQPGNPKPRVFRLPEDSAVINRYGFNSEGRDEVYKKIENIDKSVIEGGILGINLGKNKNSDDAVQDYSLGIQKFHDVADYFVINVSSPNTPGLRSLQNKEELAKLLSGINKTLNDLSGKRPPLLLKLAPDLSLEEMKDVVSVISKKDTRVDGLIISNTTIDRSSLINQEHSNEAGGLSGKPLTNKSTEMIKTIYKLTKGNIPIIGVGGVFTGQDAYEKILAGASVVQIYTALIYHGPQVVTKIKSELAELLIRDGYTNVSMAVGKGVK; translated from the exons ATGAGCCGCAATTATAATAACCTG aaaaaaataaagtctcTGTGCTACTTAACATTAGGTGGGTCTCTTTCGTAccaattcatttattttaagaaagatTTCAATGGATATTATGATAATGTATTGAAACCTTTGAGCCAACGTCTTGACCCTGAGTTGGCTCATAAAATTGGAGTATCTGCTATCAAATATGGTTTATTTCCTACAGAAAATTTTGAAGACCCCAAAATATTG aaaactaaattattaaagtatgaaTTGAGCAACCCAATAGGAATAGCAGCAGGATTCGACAAACACGGTGATGCAGTGACAGGTCTGAGAAACATTGGTTTCTCTATTATTGAAATAGGTTCAGTAACACCTGAACCACAACCCGGAAATCCAAAACCCAGAGTGTTTAGACTACCAGAGGACTCTGCTGTTATAAACAGATACGGATTCAACAGTGAGGGCCGCGATgaagtgtataaaaaaatagaaaatattgacaaatCTGTCATCGAGGGCGGCATACTCGGTATTAATTTaggtaaaaacaaaaattccgACGATGCCGTCCAAGACTACAGTTTAGGAATACAGAAGTTCCATGATGTAGCTGATTACTTTGTTATTAATGTTAGCAG CCCAAACACACCAGGATTAAGATCATTACAGAATAAAGAAGAATTAGCAAAACTTTTATCAGGAATCAATAAGACATTAAACGATCTGTCAGGGAAAAGGCCACCTCTGCTATTGAAACTCGCCCCAGATCTATCCTTAGAGGAAATGAAAGATGTTGTTTCggttatatcaaaaaaagacACCAGAGTTGATGGTCTAATCATTTCAAATACTACTATTGACAGATCCTCACTTATAAACCAGGAGCATTCAAATGAAGCTGGTGGCCTTAGCGGGAAACCATTGACAAATAAATCAACAGAAATGATAAAGACTATATATAAGTTGACAAAAG gTAACATACCAATAATAGGAGTAGGGGGTGTTTTCACCGGACAGGATGCCTATGAGAAAATACTAGCAGGTGCTAGTGTAGTCCAAATATACACAGCTTTAATTTATCACGGACCTCAAGTTGTTACTAAAATCAAATCTGAATTAGCCGAACTCCTCATTAGAGACGGCTATACCAATGTCAGTATGGCCGTCGGAAAAGGTGTCAAATAG
- the LOC116769592 gene encoding ATP synthase subunit s, mitochondrial, producing the protein MLQIQRQMFTHLSQNIYKQRSFPVRYFWEYVNMMFNKPDQERIKTLGPDRACAEWVLRNGGKVTWSNGKQLADYNLLPPESQSVPKVVTIDGSESSISHYGFAHLSGCTMLQRIILHDNKYIDDRAMKGLEYGKDTLEFVQVSKCYNVTDVGVKEIKLLTNLKTLVLFNLSGVSDLEECKQYLKSQMPNCKVLDEGEKLSN; encoded by the exons ATGTTGCAAATCCAACGCCAG ATGTTTACCCATTTAtcgcaaaatatatataaacagagATCATTCCCCGTTAGGTATTTTTGGGAGTATGTTAATATGATGTTTAATAAACCAGATCAAGAGCGTATAAAAACATTAGGTCCAGATCGAGCTTGTGCTGAATGGGTTTTACGTAACGGAGGTAAAGTGACTTGGTCAAATGGAAAGCAACTGGccgattataatttattgcctCCAGAAAGTCAATCCGTTCCTAAAGTGGTCACGATTGATGGTTCGGAGTCATCTATATCACACTATGGATTTGCTCATTTAA GTGGTTGTACAATGTTACAAAGAATAATCCTCCAtgacaacaaatatattgatgaCAGAGCAATGAAAGGATTAGAATATGGAAAGGATACATTGGAGTTTGTCCAGGTGTCCAAATGTTATAATGTCACCGACGTGGGTGTCAAAGAAATTAAACTATTGACAAACTTAAAAACATTGGTCCTTTTTAATTTGTCAGGCGTGAGCGATTTGGAAGAATGTAAACAATACCTTAAATCACAAATGCCGAATTGCAAAGTTCtag ATGAAGGCGAAAAATTAAGCAATTAA
- the LOC116769591 gene encoding ras-related protein Rab-4B has product MSESYEYLFKFLIIGSAGTGKSSLLNNFLGNKFKEDRCHTIGVEFGSKIINIGGKSTKLQIWDTAGQERFRSVTRSYYRGAAGALLVYDVTSRDSFNALSNWLRDARTLASPNIVILLVGNKKDLEGSREVTFTEASQFAQENELMFLETSARTGENVEEAFLKCSKTILAKIETGELDPERIGSGIQYGTGTSKKLAAPKKPVKPPSDCACNV; this is encoded by the exons ATGTCTGAATCGTATG aatatttatttaagtttcttaTAATAGGAAGTGCTGGTACTGGAAAATCGagtcttttaaataactttctagGGAATAAAT TCAAAGAAGACAGATGCCATACTATAGGGGTAGAATTTGGgtcgaaaataataaatattggagGCAAATCTACTAAACTGCAAATTTGGGACACAGCTGGCCAAGAGAGGTTTCGTTCAGTGACTCGTTCATATTATAGAGGAGCTGCGGGTGCCCTTTTAGTATATGATGTTACATCTCGAGACTCATTCAATGCTCTAAGTAATTGGTTGCGAGATGCTCGCACACTCGCCAGCCCTAACATTGTCATACTACTTGTTGGTAACAAAAAAGATCTGGAAGGCTCTAGAGAAGTCACCTTTACTGAAGCTAGTCAATTTGCACAGGAAAATG AATTAATGTTCCTTGAAACGAGCGCCAGGACCGGAGAAAATGTTGAGGAGGCATTCTTAAAGTGCTCCAAAACAATACTTGCTAAGATCGAAACCGGGGAATTGGATCCTGAGAGGATAGGTTCGGGGATACAGTATGGGACGGGCACATCAAAGAAATTGGCGGCACCAAAAAAACCTGTGAAGCCTCCATCAGATTGCGCCTGTAACGTTTAA